A single genomic interval of uncultured Desulfobacter sp. harbors:
- a CDS encoding YgiQ family radical SAM protein: protein MFLPTTQKELDDRGIDRLDVILVTGDTYIDSPFMGVSLIGRVLESNGFTVGIIAQPDTDSDRDISRLGEPRLFWGITGGAVDSMVANYTASKKRRKQDDYTPGGENTQRPDRAVIVYTNLVRRFFKPTVPIVLGGIEASLRRIAHYDFWSNKIRRSILFDAKADYLLFGMAHAGIVELARALNNRLKRDNKLKTDNRPATTPADTQDPVTQIPGLGYISKTPKGIELPAYEAVIKDKDLYIQSFKTFYDNTDPMHAAHLSQAHADRFLVLNPPAPFSTTKEMDEIHDLDFQRDVHPYYRALGHVRAMDTIRFSIPTHYGCYGECNFCAITVHQGRTVRWRSKNSIIAEAKKMTRDKDFKGYIFDLGGPTANMYGYECEKKLKKGACTHRRCLFPTPCPSLSPDHGPQMDLLNEISHLAGVKKVFLNSGIRHDLILMDKQKGQAYLKQVIANHVSGQMKLAPEHCAPGVLALMGKPGMDSLVAFKHRFDRICNTLNKKQYLTYYLIAAHPGCTMREMNELKTFTQNELHITPEQVQIFTPTPSTFSTLMYCTGIDPFAMVPVFVEKDLRAKEKQKQIVTRKSGHRPKAPSRQNRNQDKFSRQGQKSRRRKK, encoded by the coding sequence ATGTTTTTACCCACCACCCAAAAAGAACTTGACGACCGGGGCATTGACCGGCTTGATGTGATTCTTGTCACCGGCGATACATACATTGACTCCCCGTTCATGGGGGTCAGCCTCATCGGCCGTGTCCTGGAATCAAACGGATTTACCGTGGGCATCATTGCCCAGCCGGACACGGACAGCGACCGTGATATCTCCCGTTTAGGCGAACCCCGGCTCTTCTGGGGCATCACCGGCGGGGCCGTGGATTCCATGGTGGCCAATTACACGGCATCAAAAAAACGGCGCAAACAAGATGACTACACGCCTGGCGGAGAGAATACACAGCGACCTGACCGGGCGGTCATTGTATACACCAATCTTGTGCGGCGTTTTTTTAAACCAACCGTACCCATTGTGCTGGGCGGTATTGAAGCAAGCCTTCGGCGCATTGCCCACTATGATTTCTGGTCCAATAAAATACGACGATCCATCCTGTTTGATGCCAAGGCGGATTATCTTTTGTTCGGCATGGCCCACGCCGGGATCGTGGAGCTGGCCCGGGCCCTGAATAACAGGCTAAAAAGGGACAACAAACTGAAAACGGATAACCGGCCAGCAACAACGCCGGCGGATACACAAGACCCTGTTACACAGATTCCGGGCCTGGGATATATCTCGAAAACACCCAAAGGCATAGAATTACCCGCCTATGAAGCAGTTATCAAGGATAAGGACCTTTACATCCAAAGTTTTAAAACCTTTTACGACAATACAGACCCCATGCATGCCGCCCATTTAAGCCAGGCCCATGCAGACCGGTTTCTTGTCCTGAATCCGCCGGCACCGTTCAGTACCACCAAAGAGATGGACGAAATCCACGATTTGGATTTTCAGCGGGATGTTCACCCCTATTACCGGGCATTAGGCCATGTCCGGGCCATGGACACCATCCGGTTTTCCATTCCCACCCATTACGGCTGCTACGGGGAGTGTAATTTCTGCGCCATCACCGTCCACCAAGGCCGGACAGTCAGGTGGCGCAGCAAAAATTCCATCATTGCCGAAGCAAAAAAAATGACCCGGGACAAGGATTTTAAAGGATATATATTTGACCTGGGCGGCCCCACGGCCAACATGTACGGGTATGAGTGCGAAAAAAAACTGAAAAAAGGGGCCTGTACTCATCGGCGCTGTCTGTTCCCAACCCCATGTCCGTCACTGTCACCGGATCACGGCCCCCAGATGGATCTACTCAATGAAATCAGCCACCTTGCCGGCGTCAAAAAGGTGTTTCTCAACTCAGGCATCCGCCATGACCTGATCCTCATGGACAAACAAAAGGGCCAGGCATACTTAAAACAGGTAATCGCCAACCATGTCTCCGGCCAGATGAAGCTGGCCCCGGAACATTGTGCGCCCGGTGTGCTGGCGCTTATGGGAAAACCGGGCATGGACAGCCTTGTTGCCTTCAAGCACCGGTTTGACCGTATCTGCAACACGCTGAATAAAAAACAATACCTGACCTATTATCTGATCGCGGCCCATCCCGGCTGTACCATGCGGGAGATGAATGAACTTAAGACATTTACCCAAAACGAACTTCACATCACACCGGAACAGGTCCAAATATTTACGCCCACTCCGTCCACCTTTTCCACCCTGATGTATTGTACCGGCATTGACCCCTTTGCCATGGTGCCCGTGTTTGTAGAAAAAGACCTCCGGGCAAAAGAGAAACAAAAACAGATCGTCACCCGGAAATCAGGGCACCGGCCCAAAGCCCCATCCCGGCAGAACCGGAATCAGGACAAATTTTCCAGACAGGGCCAAAAGAGCCGCCGCCGGAAAAAATAA
- a CDS encoding CDP-alcohol phosphatidyltransferase family protein has protein sequence MERILVIMGSGALGTLFFFWFSHNLKKKASVRQFVESHLWLMHPNAICYWRTALAFLGFFLYFFSPYQSLSIFIFTFAAILDGVDGVVARGCNLVSPLGEWLDPMCDKLTYLPPLVGFAYTPNSITGLPILSPKLIWILVVIELVGQFFARRMLAWLKVSGAANNFGKIKAIICFALVILCALMDASPEMLNIGDGVLWACIVLSAASMIFKFIPNRLYADILSMLNFMCGVTSLILTYHHFYAWAICVIIMGQLFDLFDGRMALKHGGTKYGPWLDDTADFVSFGLAPAYMVIMSGGGTLALFFAGIYVVGVAYRLVRFVIKDKDCTDLPAGIFNGFPSPAGALIVLGTSLIAGPMLLWFFTAVSTALMVSNIRFAHLGRVILKQIPKPVFFLISAAIIVALAYILKTKNAQMFGYLILASVVFYLAAGRIWVQKTNAPGTLG, from the coding sequence ATGGAACGAATTTTGGTAATCATGGGATCCGGTGCCTTGGGCACCCTGTTTTTTTTCTGGTTTTCCCACAACCTGAAGAAAAAGGCGTCTGTCAGGCAATTTGTTGAATCCCATTTGTGGCTGATGCACCCCAACGCCATCTGCTACTGGCGCACAGCTCTTGCTTTCTTGGGTTTCTTTCTTTACTTTTTTTCGCCCTATCAATCTTTGTCCATTTTTATTTTCACATTTGCGGCAATTCTTGACGGGGTTGACGGGGTTGTGGCCCGGGGCTGCAATCTGGTGTCCCCGTTGGGAGAGTGGCTGGACCCCATGTGCGACAAGCTTACCTATCTGCCTCCCCTGGTTGGATTTGCCTATACGCCGAATTCAATCACCGGACTGCCTATCCTTTCCCCTAAACTGATCTGGATCCTTGTTGTGATTGAACTGGTGGGCCAATTTTTTGCCCGCAGGATGCTGGCCTGGCTCAAGGTGTCCGGGGCGGCCAACAACTTTGGGAAAATCAAGGCCATTATCTGTTTTGCCCTGGTGATTCTGTGCGCCCTGATGGATGCCAGTCCCGAAATGTTGAATATTGGTGACGGGGTACTTTGGGCTTGTATCGTCCTTTCTGCGGCCTCCATGATTTTCAAGTTTATTCCCAACCGGCTTTATGCTGATATTTTATCCATGCTCAATTTCATGTGCGGTGTTACCAGCCTGATTTTGACCTATCATCACTTTTATGCCTGGGCCATCTGCGTTATCATCATGGGCCAGCTTTTTGACTTGTTTGACGGGCGCATGGCGCTCAAACACGGGGGCACCAAGTACGGCCCCTGGCTGGACGATACCGCTGATTTTGTCAGCTTTGGTCTGGCCCCGGCCTATATGGTGATCATGAGCGGTGGCGGCACCCTTGCTCTGTTTTTTGCCGGGATTTATGTGGTGGGTGTGGCCTACCGTCTGGTGCGGTTTGTCATCAAGGACAAGGACTGCACGGATCTGCCTGCCGGTATTTTCAACGGATTTCCAAGTCCTGCCGGTGCCCTGATTGTTTTAGGTACATCCCTGATAGCCGGTCCCATGCTGCTTTGGTTTTTCACCGCTGTTTCCACCGCCCTGATGGTCAGCAATATCCGTTTTGCCCATTTGGGCCGGGTGATTCTCAAACAGATCCCCAAACCCGTTTTTTTCTTGATTTCTGCTGCCATCATTGTGGCTTTAGCCTATATTCTGAAAACTAAAAATGCCCAAATGTTCGGGTATCTTATCCTGGCGTCCGTGGTTTTTTATCTGGCTGCCGGCAGGATTTGGGTGCAAAAGACCAATGCCCCGGGTACGCTCGGATAA
- a CDS encoding cupin domain-containing protein, with amino-acid sequence MNDPSVAPKGTSFNLEKFVDYASGSVVSKTLLKRDLGNITLFSFDKGQGLSEHTAPFDAVVFILDGQAKITIGGEPQNVKTGEMIVMPANISHALKANEPFKMLLTMIRSKE; translated from the coding sequence ATGAATGATCCATCGGTTGCACCCAAAGGAACATCTTTCAATCTTGAAAAATTTGTCGATTATGCAAGTGGTTCGGTTGTAAGCAAAACTCTGCTTAAACGAGATCTTGGGAATATAACATTATTCTCATTCGACAAGGGCCAGGGTTTAAGCGAACACACCGCACCATTTGATGCAGTAGTTTTTATTTTAGATGGCCAGGCTAAAATCACTATAGGAGGTGAACCACAAAATGTAAAAACAGGCGAAATGATCGTCATGCCGGCGAATATATCTCATGCTCTTAAGGCGAACGAACCGTTTAAAATGTTGTTAACGATGATTCGAAGTAAGGAATAA
- a CDS encoding metalloregulator ArsR/SmtB family transcription factor — protein MDKALALLKAISDKNRLRILSVLLVHEELCACQITEFLKVAGATASRHLSQMVNSGVLQNRKQGRWVYFRLNRDDASLNPLFKWINREVENSTQVTQDLKALEKILCIPCENLSRQTVTKC, from the coding sequence ATGGATAAAGCACTGGCTTTGCTTAAGGCGATATCAGATAAAAACAGACTGAGGATATTAAGTGTCCTGTTGGTGCACGAGGAGTTATGTGCCTGTCAGATCACCGAATTTCTAAAGGTTGCAGGGGCAACAGCATCTCGCCACTTGAGCCAGATGGTTAATTCCGGTGTACTTCAAAACCGTAAACAGGGAAGATGGGTATATTTCCGGTTAAACAGGGACGATGCTTCGTTAAACCCTCTTTTTAAGTGGATCAATCGAGAAGTTGAAAACAGCACACAGGTGACACAGGATCTGAAAGCATTGGAGAAAATACTGTGTATCCCTTGTGAAAACCTAAGTCGACAGACTGTTACAAAATGCTAA
- a CDS encoding permease translates to MNTNTTQTGAIQKTKNSGLVLNLFMGLTGVVLWWLIYNKLPRLSQWLTYDVLSISQGSHLGASIEFFLYDTPKVMMLLFLVVFGVGIIRSFFTPEKTRAFLSGKSEFAGNILAALLGIVTPFCSCSAVPLFIGFVTAGVPLGVTFSFLIAAPMVNEIALGLLYGLLGWKVAAIYLGTGLFIAIGAGWVIGRLKLENHIEDWVTQANMADVEVEEEKLTWNERFIYGWDAVKEIIGKVWIYVILGIAVGAGIHGFVPEGVMASIMGKGSWWSVPVSVLIGVPMYSNAAGVIPVVEALLGKGAALGSVLAFMMSVIALSLPEIVILRKVLKPRLIAVFVGVVACGILLVGYLFNVIL, encoded by the coding sequence ATGAATACAAATACTACCCAAACAGGGGCAATTCAAAAAACTAAAAATTCAGGATTGGTGTTAAATCTTTTCATGGGATTAACAGGCGTTGTCCTGTGGTGGCTGATTTATAATAAACTGCCCCGATTATCCCAATGGCTGACCTATGATGTGCTGTCGATCAGCCAGGGCTCCCACCTGGGGGCTTCCATAGAGTTTTTTCTTTATGATACCCCTAAGGTTATGATGCTGCTCTTCCTGGTTGTTTTTGGCGTGGGCATTATCAGAAGTTTTTTTACCCCTGAAAAAACCCGGGCATTCCTGTCCGGCAAAAGTGAATTTGCAGGCAATATTCTGGCCGCACTGCTGGGCATTGTGACGCCGTTCTGCTCCTGTTCTGCAGTACCCTTATTTATCGGTTTTGTAACAGCAGGGGTGCCTCTTGGGGTGACCTTTTCCTTCCTTATTGCCGCTCCCATGGTCAATGAAATCGCCCTGGGACTTTTATATGGGCTCTTGGGATGGAAAGTTGCCGCCATTTACCTGGGTACCGGTCTTTTTATTGCCATCGGGGCCGGGTGGGTTATCGGACGGCTCAAGCTTGAAAATCATATTGAAGACTGGGTAACCCAGGCCAATATGGCCGATGTTGAGGTGGAAGAAGAAAAACTGACTTGGAATGAACGCTTCATATACGGATGGGATGCCGTGAAAGAGATCATCGGCAAAGTCTGGATCTATGTCATTCTGGGTATCGCTGTCGGTGCCGGCATCCACGGTTTTGTCCCCGAAGGGGTCATGGCCTCCATCATGGGCAAGGGCTCCTGGTGGTCTGTGCCTGTCTCTGTCCTGATCGGTGTACCCATGTACTCCAATGCCGCCGGAGTCATTCCTGTTGTTGAGGCGCTCCTGGGCAAGGGTGCGGCACTTGGCTCTGTCCTTGCATTCATGATGAGTGTCATTGCCCTGTCCCTGCCGGAAATAGTTATCCTGCGGAAAGTGCTTAAACCCCGACTGATCGCCGTATTTGTCGGCGTTGTGGCCTGCGGTATCCTTTTGGTGGGGTATTTGTTTAACGTGATTCTTTAA
- a CDS encoding DUF3365 domain-containing protein codes for MILFILFCLSIYFAARNYVIHKAEQEIENLILQHRGVHHYIQRNMHPELYRQKDNGEITQEFYSPVMFSSSYMVRNMHNYMNEEREKSGQDTLYYKMAADSPRNPVNKADANESRILKMFNADRELTEYRDTIKIDGQLYLQVALPFLQTTKPCLKCHGRREDSPLQLQELYPGQGGFNENVGSIRAIESIRVPLDERLTIANIVMVASAVIGLGFLALTGFNRRLQTLVNDQTEKLKNSEERLNLAMHGANDGLWDWNIQKNIIVFDERYYTMAGYEPYEFPCAFDEWKKRVHPEDLEATEKEIQKHISGVVDIFQSEFRFKKKDGRYMWIRAKGRIFSRDSLGNSLRFVGTHSDITSLKNTETELRYLRNSLENIIDSMPSVLIGVDECGKITQWNNKAQQSTGVTKESALGQTFQTVCPALSDKINLVKNAISKKKVCSDLCHTRIENGQVIYEDIIVYPLCVKRIEGAVIRIDDITEKVRMEEMMIQSEKMLSIGGIAAGMAHEINNPLAGMVQSANVMKSRLGNVDMQANLRAADELGISTKDIKLFMEKRGIFRMIDAIQESGVRAAEIVSSMLSFARKSDANISSHQPTELMDQILELAATDYNLKKQYDFKSMKIIKEYADDLPLLPCEGAKIQQVLLNILRNGAQAMGEANTHSPRFIIRIYSEKASEMVCIEIEDNGPGMDEETRSKVFDPFFTTKPVGVGTGLGLSVSYFIITESHQGTMDVISEPGKGTTFIIRLPIHRKNQ; via the coding sequence TTGATCCTTTTTATTCTCTTCTGTTTGAGTATTTACTTTGCAGCCAGAAATTATGTAATTCACAAAGCAGAACAGGAAATTGAGAATCTGATCCTCCAACATAGGGGGGTACATCATTATATTCAAAGAAATATGCATCCAGAGCTCTACCGACAAAAAGACAATGGAGAAATTACCCAGGAATTCTACTCTCCTGTTATGTTTTCTTCATCTTATATGGTTCGAAACATGCATAACTATATGAATGAGGAGCGGGAAAAGTCAGGTCAGGATACCTTGTACTACAAAATGGCAGCTGATAGTCCAAGAAATCCGGTCAATAAAGCGGATGCAAATGAATCACGGATTCTGAAAATGTTTAACGCCGATCGGGAGTTAACAGAATACAGAGACACTATAAAGATTGATGGGCAGCTGTATCTTCAGGTAGCACTTCCTTTTCTACAGACAACCAAACCATGCTTAAAATGTCACGGCCGCCGTGAAGATTCGCCCCTCCAACTGCAGGAACTTTACCCAGGACAGGGTGGATTTAATGAGAATGTCGGGAGCATAAGAGCTATTGAGTCCATACGAGTTCCACTGGATGAGCGACTGACTATAGCCAATATAGTCATGGTCGCATCTGCCGTTATCGGATTAGGATTTTTAGCGTTAACAGGGTTTAACCGTCGACTTCAGACATTGGTCAATGATCAGACTGAGAAACTCAAAAATAGCGAAGAACGGTTAAATTTGGCCATGCACGGTGCAAATGATGGTTTGTGGGATTGGAACATTCAAAAAAATATAATAGTTTTTGATGAACGATATTACACAATGGCCGGTTACGAACCCTATGAGTTTCCATGCGCATTTGACGAATGGAAAAAACGGGTGCATCCGGAGGATCTTGAAGCGACGGAAAAAGAGATTCAAAAACACATATCCGGTGTTGTCGATATATTTCAATCTGAATTTCGTTTTAAAAAAAAAGACGGACGTTACATGTGGATTAGAGCGAAAGGGCGTATCTTTTCCAGGGATAGCTTGGGGAACTCCTTACGATTTGTCGGCACCCATTCCGACATCACAAGCCTTAAAAATACTGAAACTGAATTGCGATATTTGAGAAATTCCCTTGAAAATATAATTGATTCCATGCCGTCCGTTCTGATTGGCGTGGACGAATGTGGAAAAATAACCCAGTGGAACAACAAAGCCCAACAATCCACAGGAGTAACAAAGGAATCCGCACTCGGACAAACATTTCAAACCGTGTGTCCTGCGCTGTCAGATAAAATAAATCTTGTTAAAAATGCCATCAGTAAAAAAAAGGTGTGCTCAGATCTATGCCACACGAGAATCGAGAATGGTCAGGTCATATATGAAGACATTATCGTTTATCCTCTTTGCGTTAAGAGGATAGAGGGCGCTGTGATCCGAATTGATGACATAACTGAAAAAGTCAGAATGGAAGAGATGATGATCCAATCTGAAAAAATGTTGTCTATTGGTGGCATAGCAGCCGGCATGGCTCATGAGATCAACAACCCCTTGGCGGGAATGGTTCAGAGTGCGAATGTAATGAAATCCCGGTTGGGAAATGTTGATATGCAGGCGAATTTACGCGCAGCGGATGAACTTGGTATCTCCACGAAAGATATCAAATTATTCATGGAAAAAAGAGGAATTTTCCGCATGATTGATGCCATCCAAGAATCGGGCGTACGAGCAGCTGAAATTGTCAGCAGTATGCTCAGCTTTGCAAGAAAATCAGATGCCAACATTTCGTCTCATCAGCCTACTGAACTTATGGATCAAATCCTTGAACTGGCAGCTACAGATTATAATCTAAAAAAACAGTATGATTTTAAATCAATGAAAATTATCAAAGAGTATGCTGATGATCTGCCCCTGCTGCCTTGTGAGGGGGCAAAAATTCAACAGGTACTACTAAACATACTTCGTAATGGTGCTCAAGCCATGGGGGAGGCAAATACTCATTCTCCCCGATTTATCATTCGAATCTACAGTGAAAAGGCTTCCGAAATGGTTTGCATAGAAATAGAAGACAACGGCCCGGGAATGGATGAAGAGACCCGATCGAAAGTGTTTGATCCGTTTTTTACAACGAAACCTGTAGGTGTCGGTACCGGGTTGGGTTTATCTGTTTCCTATTTTATCATTACTGAAAGTCACCAGGGGACAATGGATGTTATTTCAGAACCTGGTAAAGGAACGACGTTTATTATCCGGCTTCCGATCCATCGAAAAAATCAGTAA
- a CDS encoding ferredoxin, with protein sequence MSKKVYIETEDCIGCENCVELCPEVFGFDAQENVAFVIMEEGGPEECIDEAIEDCPVECIHWKDE encoded by the coding sequence ATGAGCAAAAAAGTATATATTGAAACGGAAGACTGTATTGGCTGTGAAAATTGTGTGGAGCTTTGTCCAGAAGTTTTCGGGTTTGACGCCCAGGAGAACGTGGCATTTGTCATTATGGAGGAAGGAGGTCCCGAAGAATGCATTGACGAAGCGATAGAAGACTGCCCGGTTGAATGTATCCATTGGAAGGATGAATGA
- a CDS encoding sugar phosphate isomerase/epimerase family protein: MKIGVMNNPLKSVYEEAEQCGKAGFEFLDLTLEGPNAADVDTERLKTVLDTHELGITGHTDPCLPYAYPVPGIREACLKELERCARIFSRLGARVMNIHPCYFCPPAMRDQLVSFQIEALQPIVEMAASYGLTLVFENYKAPFDRVSVFKELIARVPGLKLHLDFGHTNFGKDGHEIFCNELGEHLMHVHFSDNRSRNDDHLPLGVGTVDWQQAVDSLKSISYDNTITLEIFCNDPQMQVAYWDLSRDMVRRLWD, from the coding sequence ATGAAGATAGGTGTAATGAACAACCCGTTAAAATCGGTTTACGAAGAAGCCGAGCAATGCGGCAAAGCCGGTTTTGAGTTCCTGGATCTAACCCTCGAAGGTCCCAATGCTGCAGATGTGGATACGGAACGACTTAAAACTGTTCTGGATACCCACGAACTTGGTATCACCGGGCATACCGACCCCTGCCTTCCCTATGCATACCCGGTGCCTGGGATCAGGGAGGCCTGTTTAAAGGAGCTTGAGCGGTGCGCACGGATATTTTCCCGTTTAGGTGCAAGGGTGATGAACATCCATCCCTGCTATTTTTGTCCGCCTGCCATGAGAGATCAATTGGTTTCATTCCAGATAGAGGCGTTGCAGCCCATTGTTGAAATGGCCGCATCTTATGGGCTTACCCTGGTGTTTGAAAACTATAAAGCGCCCTTTGATCGGGTGTCGGTTTTTAAAGAATTGATCGCCCGGGTACCCGGCCTAAAGTTGCATCTGGACTTTGGACACACCAACTTCGGCAAGGATGGCCATGAAATCTTCTGCAATGAGCTCGGGGAGCACCTTATGCATGTCCATTTTTCCGACAACCGGTCAAGAAACGACGACCACCTGCCGCTAGGCGTAGGCACCGTAGACTGGCAACAGGCGGTGGATTCATTAAAATCAATTTCATACGACAACACCATTACCTTGGAAATTTTCTGCAATGATCCACAGATGCAGGTTGCCTATTGGGACCTGAGCCGGGATATGGTACGCAGATTGTGGGATTAA
- a CDS encoding arsenate reductase ArsC, translating into MNKKLKILFLCTGNSCRSQMAEGWTKKLKGDRIEAYSAGIETHGLNPNAVKVMAEAGVDISTHKSKLVDEFRDTELDTVITVCGNAHETCPYFPPRCKVLHVGFDDPPKMAEELAAKGESKERQLDCYRKIRDEIRGFVEGLPENINK; encoded by the coding sequence ATGAACAAAAAACTCAAAATATTATTCCTCTGCACGGGGAATTCATGCCGGAGCCAGATGGCCGAAGGCTGGACAAAGAAATTAAAAGGCGACCGCATAGAGGCGTATTCAGCAGGGATTGAAACCCACGGTCTCAACCCCAATGCCGTTAAGGTGATGGCAGAAGCCGGTGTGGATATCTCCACCCATAAATCAAAACTGGTAGATGAATTCAGGGATACTGAGTTGGATACAGTGATCACGGTCTGCGGCAATGCCCATGAAACCTGCCCGTACTTTCCGCCCCGCTGTAAGGTCCTCCATGTCGGATTTGACGATCCGCCGAAAATGGCTGAGGAACTTGCCGCAAAGGGTGAAAGTAAGGAACGGCAGCTGGACTGCTATCGAAAAATCAGAGATGAAATTCGGGGATTTGTCGAAGGACTGCCTGAAAACATAAACAAATAA
- the arsB gene encoding ACR3 family arsenite efflux transporter: MSTDFDNDRKMTSIFERYLTVWVGLCIIGGIFLGKIAPNLAKTLDALSINVNGAPVVSIPIAVCLFFMMYPIMVKIDFASVIKAGKSGKPVFLTLFINWCIKPFTMYAIALFFLGFLLKSFIGAEAMDLVKMPFGLDLPVGAEHGAGVVVLQDGIKMLQIPLWRSYFAGCILLGIAPCTAMVLVWGYLSRGNDGLTLVMVALNSLTMLVLYGVLGGFLLGVGKLPVPWQALLLSVAIYVALPLVAGFFSRKWIIGAKGETWFKEKFLGVLTPVTISALLLTLVLLFSFKGEVITANPLTILWIAIPLFIQTILIFAIGYAAAKFLKFKYEDAAPAAMIGASNHFEVAIATAVMLFGLSSGAALATVVGVLIEVPVMLMLVGFCKKTTHWFEK, encoded by the coding sequence ATGAGTACAGACTTTGACAACGATCGCAAAATGACCAGCATATTTGAGCGATATCTAACGGTTTGGGTTGGCTTATGTATTATCGGCGGGATTTTTTTGGGCAAAATAGCCCCTAACCTTGCCAAGACTTTGGACGCACTGTCCATTAATGTAAACGGTGCTCCGGTTGTGTCCATACCGATTGCAGTCTGCCTGTTTTTCATGATGTATCCCATCATGGTGAAAATCGACTTTGCATCGGTCATCAAGGCCGGAAAAAGCGGGAAACCGGTATTTTTGACCCTGTTCATAAACTGGTGCATCAAACCCTTTACCATGTATGCAATTGCCCTGTTCTTCTTAGGATTTCTTTTGAAATCCTTTATCGGGGCTGAGGCCATGGATCTTGTGAAGATGCCCTTTGGTCTTGATCTGCCGGTGGGTGCCGAGCATGGAGCAGGCGTTGTGGTATTGCAGGACGGTATTAAAATGCTCCAGATCCCCTTGTGGCGAAGCTATTTCGCCGGATGCATTCTTTTGGGGATTGCGCCCTGCACCGCCATGGTTCTTGTATGGGGGTACCTGTCCCGGGGCAACGATGGCCTGACCCTTGTAATGGTGGCATTGAATTCTCTTACAATGCTGGTCCTGTATGGGGTACTTGGCGGCTTTCTGCTTGGCGTAGGCAAACTACCCGTTCCCTGGCAGGCGCTCTTATTGTCTGTGGCCATTTATGTGGCCCTGCCGCTTGTGGCCGGGTTTTTCTCAAGAAAATGGATCATCGGGGCAAAAGGAGAAACCTGGTTCAAGGAAAAATTTTTAGGTGTCTTGACTCCGGTTACCATCTCTGCCCTTTTGTTGACCCTTGTTCTACTGTTCAGTTTTAAAGGGGAAGTCATTACGGCAAATCCATTGACCATACTCTGGATAGCCATTCCGCTCTTTATTCAGACAATATTGATCTTTGCCATTGGATATGCAGCGGCCAAATTTTTAAAATTTAAATATGAAGATGCAGCACCCGCGGCAATGATCGGGGCATCCAATCATTTTGAAGTCGCCATTGCAACTGCTGTTATGCTGTTTGGCCTGTCTTCCGGCGCCGCCCTTGCCACAGTGGTTGGTGTTCTGATCGAAGTACCGGTCATGCTGATGCTGGTCGGCTTTTGCAAAAAAACAACCCATTGGTTTGAGAAGTAA